The following proteins are co-located in the Cryptococcus neoformans var. grubii H99 chromosome 1, complete sequence genome:
- a CDS encoding ATP-dependent RNA helicase prh1, whose product MTIAASTSSQPSNSAKPQPRVSNFNDSSDEDETESTPKTEKKKKKKINNLDVNGLNSPKGPKKRKIGEANGDLGKGKKDGAEARRMEAERLLAKRKELPFYQGRRMILEEIMANDTTIILGETGCGKSTQLPQLLRTHPVSVNYFSPSSSNRFRGPSIAITQPRRLPAIALANRVSQEMGCQIGGEVGYSVRFEDVTSRETRVRYLTEGVLMRELAGSDPKISSTKKEANGTANGGGESDSDLSEGQGLNLLLDYDVVVIDEAHERTLNTDFLCGALKRVQRIRKDIVRRQTEEESQSKPKITGKKKVKELKLVIMSATLDPTKFKTFFGTGRDALLVKGRMYEVATQHVLEPVDDFIEAAARQVMTVHCSPDSPGDVLVFMPGSEEIENCVELLKRVSKQLAPGSSTLQVLPLYAALPPTAQSKIFIPTPPNTRRVIVATNIAETSMTIPGVAFVIDSGFKKEKEYVFRNAGALEHLRKKGISKASAWQRTGRAGRERAGHCYRLFTQDFFNKMPEFDAPEIQRCNLSSAVLQLIAMGQNPFEFEYIDNPGRDSILAAFQELVGLSALSSPTTITPLGLQMLRFPLDPPHARILLAAFEYGCANEIIDIISLVNAGGNVFIDRPNDREEAAQARQKFIHREGDHLTMMNVFRAYTELKESKSSSHSNSSSQSLVGWCKDNHVNSKTLAQALKVREQLRELSERLGKDWKASCGSEWGMVGRSLLQGLFMNTAVIQADGSYRQTAGSLTVKIHPSSVLMSKKVPAILYDELTITTAFYARNVSAFEQHWLTEVPWFAKAGTSVAAPVGKGNL is encoded by the exons ATGACTATAGCCGCAAGCACTAGCAGCCAACCATCGAACTCCGCTAAGCCTCAGCCTAGGGTGTCAAATTTCAATGATTCTTCagacgaggacgagacTGAATCCACACCTAAAAccgaaaaaaagaagaagaagaagatcaacaATCTTGATGTCAATGGGTTAAATTCACCGAAGGGCCCAAAGAAGCGAAAGATTGGCGAGGCGAATGGAGATTTGggcaaggggaagaaggatggcgCTGAAGcgaggagaatggaagcAGAAAGACTATTGGCAAAGCGCAAGGAACTCCCATTTTACCAAG GGAGACGGATGATTTTGGAAGAAATCATGGCAAATGATACTACAATC ATCCTAGGTGAGACAGGTTGTGGTAAATCCACTCAacttccccagcttctgCGCACCCACCCTGTCTCTGTCAACTAtttctcgccctcttcatcgAACCGCTTCCGGGGACCGTCCATTGCCATCACCCAACCTCGACGATTGCCGGCTATAGCATTGGCCAACAGAGTATCTCAGGAGATGGGCTGTCAAATAGGGGGAGAAGTAGGGTACAGTGTGAGGTTTGAGGATGTTACGAGTCGAGAGACCCGGGTACGGTACTTGACGGAAGGTGTGTTAATGAGGGAGTTGGCAGGGTCGGACCCCAAGATTTCTTCAACTAAAAAAGAAGCCAATGGTACGGCGAACGGAGGAGGCGAAAGTGACTCGGACTTGTCTGAAGGACAAGGTCTTAACCTTCTACTCGACTACGATGTCGTCGTAATCGATGAAGCTCATGAACGTACACTCAATACCGACTTCCTCTGTGGTGCTTTGAAGAGGGTTCAGCGGATACGTAAAGATATTGTTCGGCGACAaaccgaagaagaatccCAAAGTAAGCCAAAGATAACAGGTAAGAAAAAGGTCAAGGAGTTGAAGCTTGTGATCATGAGTGCTACTCTTGATCCTACCAAGTTCAAGACATTCTTCGGAAC TGGCCGAGATGCGCTTTTAGTCAAAGGTCGAATGTATGAAGTGGCTACACAGCACGTATTGGAGCCTGTAGACGACTTTATCGAAGCTGCTGCTCGACAAGTCATGACAGTACATTGCTCTCCGGATAGTCCTGGTGACGTGCTGGTATTCATGCCGG GCTctgaggagattgagaatTGTGTAGAACTTCTTAAACGAGTTTCCAAACAGCTTGCTCCTGGGTCTTCCACTCTTCAGGTTCTTCCCCTTTACGCCGCCTTGCCCCCCACTGCCCAATCCAAGATCTTTATTCCCACACCACCCAACACAAGACGTGTCATTGTAGCGACCAATATTGCCGAGACATCTATGACCATACCGGGTGTAGCATTTGTGATTGACAGTGGTTTtaagaaggaaaaggaataTGTGTTTAGGAACGCTGGGGCTTTGGAACAtttgagaaagaagggaatCAGTAAAGCTTCAGCGTGGCAGAGGACAGGTCGAGCGGGACGAGAA AGAGCAGGACATTGTTATCGTCTTTTCACCCAGGATTTCTTCAACAAGATGCCTGAATTCGACGCCCCCGAGATTCAAAGATGTAATCTTTCATCAGCTGTTTTGCAACTCATAGCAATGGGACAAAATCCCTTTGAGTTTGAATACATTGATAACCCCGGTCGTGATTCCA TCCTTGCTGCATTCCAAGAACTTGTTGGTCTCTCcgctctttcttctcccacaACCATTACGCCTCTCGGCCTACAGATGCTCCGATTCCCACTCGACCCTCCTCACGCCCGTATCCTCCTTGCTGCATTTGAGTATGGATGTGCCAACGAAATCATTGACATCATCTCTCTTGTGAATGCTGGCGGTAATGTCTTCATCGACCGGCCTAACGAcagggaagaagctgctCAGGCGAGACAAAAGTTTATTCATCGCGAAGGCGATCACTTaacgatgatgaatgtTTTCAGGGCGTACACTGAGTTGAAGGAGTCtaagtcttcttctcacagcaactcttcctcgcaGAGTTTGGTCGGCTGGTGCAAGGACAACCATGTCAACTCAAAAACTCTCGCTCAGGCGCTCAAGGTTCGCGAACAGCTTCGAGAGTTGTCTGAGAGGCTGGGGAAGGATTGGAAGGCGAGTTGTGGGAGTGAATGGGGAATGGTCGGGAGGTCTTTGCTGCAGGGTTTGTTCATGAACACGGCGGTAATCCAAGCCGATGGCAGCTATAGACAAACAGCCGGTAGTTTG ACCGTTAAGATCCACCCTTCAAGTGTATTGATGAGCAAAAAAGTGCCTGCAATCTTGTATGATGAACTT ACTATCACCACCGCATTCTACGCACGAAACGTCTCTGCTTTTGAACAACATTGGCTTACAGAGGTACCATGGTTCGCGAAAGCTGGTACTAGTGTAGCTGCGCCTGTCGGAAAGGGTAATTTATAA
- a CDS encoding cytochrome c yields the protein MAGDTYTPGDASKGAGIFKTRCAQCHTLGAGEPHKVGPNLHGLIGRKSGQAEGFSYTAANVNKGVTWEGQTLFEYLENPKKYIPGTKMAFAGLKKAKDRNDLVAHLEEATK from the exons ATGGCCGGTGACACTTACACTCCTG GTGACGCTTCTAAGGGTGCTGGTATCTTCAAG ACCCGATGCGCTCAGTGTCACACCCTTGGTGCTGGCGAGCCCCACAAGGTCGGCCCTAACCTTCACGGTCTCATTGGCCGAAAGTCCGGTCAAGCCGAGGGTTTCTCTTACACAGCCGCCAACGTCAACAAGGGCGTTACTTGG GAAGGACAAACCCTCTTCGAG TACCTTGAAAACCCCAAGAAGTACATTCCTG GTACCAAGATGGCCTTCGCTGGTCtcaagaaggccaaggacaGGAACGACCTCGTCGCCCACCTTGAGGAGGCT ACCAAGTAA
- a CDS encoding alpha-1,3-mannosyltransferase: protein MKPVGSLSLGRKLPSAGSLLVGILVGLLVASLLRRGDSNTETWRGSGVNKLRPNPVAGASRLQRSQIMLPSIEQRLHILELISTLSAHHTKECLRNPQPLYVEQVKERYAPLVGYKKPWSNSGWLGKLFGGKSDSHLTMASTTGNDRMDSIKRDLQARQHKYFFAINLYNSFDVIPDIFATLFRAAAILGYHNVFVSIYENGSNDQTKALLKIFDALARTVGLRIIIRTSMRTRGLFNHRIEYLAEVRNAAMLPLHELRDNDGEVFDSVVFMNDILPCVDDLLELIWQSRRQNAGITCAADYMYHDDIGAPVFYDNWVARDINGTALENAPFEQIFHHTESNHRFQRHLPIQVQSCWNGIAVLDPTPFYEPPHVKFRMAHLDQGECSASECSLICNDYFNAGYGRIIMVPRVKLAYDRKVWDIIHPERRNLTAIRGYKRIGGLPDDPHSDPQDRSWYGPHDRLFTPEETEELEFVPGPEYVWCWGWDGAGDLDGPDVDPIWEHMQPRSYSEEAIQIKHYRNMPGW, encoded by the exons ATGAAACCCGTAGGATCCCTCTCCTTGGGAAGAAAACTCCCTTCAGCAGGATCTCTGCTCGTCGGTATCCTCGTAGGGCTGCTCGTTGCTTCA CTGTTACGTCGAGGAGAT TCGAATACCGAAACATGGCGTGGTAGTGGTGTGAACAAGCTGCGGCCCAACCCCGTCGCAGGCGCTTCCCGTCTACAGCGCTCCCAGATCATGCTCCCCTCCATCGAGCAACGTCTCCATATCCTCGAGCTCATCAGCACCCTCTCCGCCCACCACACCAAGGAATGTCTCCGCAACCCGCAACCTCTCTACGTCGAACAAGTCAAAGAACGGTACGCGCCTCTTGTCGGGTACAAGAAGCCTTGGTCCAACTCTGGCTGGTTGGGCAAACTGTTTGGCGGTAAGAGTGATTCCCACCTGACCATGGCGTCGACCACTGGAAACGACAGGATGGACAGTATCAAGCGGGATCTGCAAGCGAGGCAGCACAAGTacttcttcgccatcaACCTGTACAACTCGTTTGACGTTATCCCTGATATCTTTGCGACACTCTTCCGAGCAGCTGCCATCTTGGGCTACCACAATGTCTTTGTCTCCATTTACGAAAACGGTTCCAACGACCAGACAAAGGCACTCTTGAAGATTTTTGATGCCCTCGCGCGAACGGTCGGTCTGAGGATCATCATCCGAACATCTATGCGTACCCGCGGTCTGTTCAACCATCGTATCGAATACCTCGCCGAAGTTCGAAACGCCGCCATGCTGCCCCTCCACGAGCTTCGTGACAATGACGGAGAAGTCTTCGACTCGGTCGTTTTCATGAATGATATCTTGCCTTGCGTGGACGACTTGCTCGAGTTGATTTGGCAGAGTAGGAGACAGAATGCGGGTATCACCTGTGCGGCGGATTACATGTACCACGATGATATC GGTGCTCCTGTATTCTACGATAACTGGGTCGCCCGTGATATTAACGGTACTGCGCTCGAGAATGCGCCTTTCGAGCAAATCTTCCACCACACTGAATCCAACCACCGATTCCAGCGACATTTGCCCATCCAAG TCCAATCATGCTGGAACGGTATTGCTGTTCTCGATCCCACTCCCTTTTACGAACCTCCTCATGTCAAATTCCGAATGGCCCACTTGGATCAAGGCGAATGCTCTGCGAGTGAATGCTCTCTTATCTGCA ATGACTACTTTAACGCCGGGTATGGACGTATCATCATGGTCCCCCGAGTCAAGCTCGCCTACGACCGAAAAGTTTGGGATATTATCCACCCCGAACGAAGAAACCTCACTGCTATTAGAGGCTACAAGCGTATCGGCGGTTTGCCGGATGACCCTCACTCCGATCCACAGGACAGGAGCTGGTACGGCCCGCACGATAGGTTGTTCACCCCTGAAGAGACAGAGGAATTGGAGTTTGTCCCCGGACCAGAGTATG TGTGGTGCTGGGGTTGGGACGGTGCTGGTGATCTTGATGGACCCGATGTGGACCCTATTTGGGAACACATGCAACCTAGGTCGTACTCTGAAGAGGCAATCCAGATCAAGCATTACCGAAATATGCCTGGATGGTAG
- a CDS encoding DNA repair protein RAD51, with protein sequence MSREQEHDPFVNQQGEEAEEEDFESLAPLLVAKLQEAGISAQDTKKLSDAGFHTVEAVAFTPKKTLCTIKGISEQKADKILAEACKMVPMGFTTATEIHSRRSELVHITTGSTGLDTILGGGIETGAITELYGEFRTGKSQLCHTLAVTCQLPVSMGGGEGKCLYIDTEGTFRPVRMLAVAERYGLDGEEVLDNIAYARAYNADHQLQLLVQASAMMAESRFSLLIVDSCTSLYRTDFSGRGELSARQMHLAKFLRTLMRLADEFGVAVVVTNQVVAQVDGGQFAVADAKKPIGGNIMAHASTTRLNLRKGRGTSRVCKIVDSPCLPEAEAIFAINPNGIGDPEELQE encoded by the exons ATGTCGCGAGAGCAGGAGCATGACCCGTTCGTCAACCAGCAGGGcgaagaggcagaggaagaagactttGAATCGCTGGCTCCCCTCCTGGTGGCCAAACTCCAG GAAGCGGGTATCTCTGCGCAAGACACCAAGAAACTTTCAGATGCCGGTTTCCACACTGTCGAAGCAGTAGCGTTTACTCCCAAGAAGACTCTATGCACTATCAAGGGCATTAGCGAGCAAAAGGCGGACAAGATCCTTGCTGAAG CATGTAAGATGGTACCTATGGGATTTACGACAGCTACAGAGATCCATTCAAGGCGGTCAGAGTTGGTGCATATCACGACTGGTTCTACTGGATTAGATACCATCTTGGGCGGCGGGATCGAGACTGGTGCCATCACCGAACTTTACG GCGAATTCAGGACTGGTAAATCTCAGCTCTGTCATACGCTTGCAGTTACTTGCCAA CTCCCCGTGTCtatgggtggtggtgagggAAAATGTCTTTACATCGACACGGAAGGCACGTTCCGACCTGTCCGTATGCTTGCTGTCGCCGAACGGTATGGTCttgatggtgaagaggtGCTCGACAATATCGCCTATGCCAGGGCGTACAATGCCGATCACCAGCTGCAGTTGCTGGTACAAGCGAGTGCCATGATGGCCGAGTCTAG GTTTTCGCTTTTGATTGTCGATTCGTGTACGTCACTCTACCGAACGGATTTCTCTGGTCGAGGAGAGCTTTCCGCCAGGCAAATGCATTTGGCAAAGTTTTTGAGAACGTTGATGAGATTGGCCGATGAG TTTGGCGTTGCGGTTGTCGTCACAAATCAGGTTGTCGCCCAAGTCGACGGTGGACAGTTTGCCGTCGCCGACGCCAAGAAGCCAAT TGGCGGTAACATTATGGCTCACGCCTCTACCACTCGGCTCAACTTGCGAAAGGGCCGTGGAACATCACGCGTGTGCAAGATTGTTGACAGCCCCTGTCTTCCAGAAGCCGAAGCCATCTTTGCCATCAA TCCTAATGGTATCGGAGATCCTGAAGAATTGCAAGAGTAG
- a CDS encoding large subunit ribosomal protein L27, producing MFPRPTSIPSAVSQIRSQLFAGPSSLASQIQVRWASKAAGGKSKNGRESAGRRLGVKRYGDQYVTPGTIIVRQRGATFHPGQNVAVGKDFTIYALQPGYVKFYQHHLPYPHLSRPDQPGPQNVPPVKRPRQFRQFVGIVRDREDKLPRDERAVGRERRFWGWPKDKFEVAPEAAVESAAGIQA from the exons ATGTTCCCCCGTCCAACGTCTATACCATCCGCCGTTTCGCAAATCAGATCACAGCTTTTCGCTGGTCCTTCCT cTCTTGCTTCTCAAATTCAAGTACGTTGGGCCTCAAAAGCGGCTGGTGGAAAGTCTAAGAATGGTAGAGAATCGGCTGGTAGGAGATTAGGTGTGAAGCGATATGGCG ACCAATATGTGACTCCTGGAACTATCATTGTCCGACAGCGAGGAGCCACTTTCCATCCTGGGCAAAACGTCGCTGTGGGCAAAGACTTTACCATCTACGCCCTTCAACCAGGCTACGTCAAATTCTACCAACACCACCTTCCTTATCCCCATCTTTCACGACCCGACCAACCGGGTCCTCAAAATGTACCGCCAGTAAAGAGGCCGAGGCAATTTAGGCAGTTTGTGGGTATTGTGAGGGATAGGGAAGACAAGTTGCCTAGAGATGAGAGAGCGGTGGgcagggagaggaggttcTGGGGCTGGCCCAAGGACAAGTTTGAGGTTGCTCCCGAGGCGGCAGTTGAGAGCGCTGCGGGTATCCAGGCTTAA
- a CDS encoding ribosome biogenesis ATPase has translation MSGLPSLNAGITAAWNTNAPPQKKRTRRALPLNDAPATDSPLASPAPAQDAQPTPPPPRRKRPRPDPSMIAAKYAPPALDLGALGGLQPQITQLLEIAALALFHPEIYLHTGVPRPKGVLLHGVPGGGKTQLVRCLAGEIKLPFISVSAPSIVSGMSGESEKTLRDTFDEAKKIAPCILFLDEVDAITPKRENAQREMERRIVAQLLTCMDDLAASEEPVIIIGATNRPDSLDPALRRAGRFDHEIEMGVPSQEGREQILKVLCSKLRLSGDVDFRQLAKATPGYIGADLTALTTEAGVIAVKRIFDSGTGNSTDPAASSEQGTISEPDGAAMEAMAIDDRDTPFANLPEDVKKTPIAKFLISHPTALTSDQLSTISLTPADFLAALKIVQPSAKREGFATIPDVTWSDIGALSQTRDELHMAIVQPIRHPELFSVVGIDAPSGVLLWGPPGCGKTLLAKAVANESRANFISVKGPELLNKYVGESERAVRQVFARARSSSPCVIFFDELDALVPRRDDSMSESSARVVNTLLTELDGLDARKAVYVIGATNRPDMIDPAMVRPGRLDKLLYVDLPSPSERFEILKTHTKKTPISDDSWQAIKEIVASDKCDGFSGADIAALVREAATLALRAALESIGAFEAPAEAEPEGVERKTDSVRVTAEHFARAAQKTLPSVSREQRLKYERMRDKYAGVPTRGRRQREAEAEAASAAAATAAKSISAGGVGTEARVEGEGMDVDEMGGARGGVKEKAFVA, from the exons CGATGAGCGGGCTTCCCTCCCTCAATGCGGGCATCACCGCAGCCTGGAACACGAACGCCCCGCcccagaagaagcggaCGCGGAGGGCGCTCCCCCTCAACGACGCCCCCGCGACAGACTCCCCGCTGGCCTCCCCGGCCCCCGCGCAGGATGCGCAGCCGACGCCCCCGCcgccgaggaggaagagaccGCGGCCGGACCCCTCGATGATCGCCGCAAAGTACGCGCCCCCCGCGCTCGACCTCGGCGCCCTCGGCGGGCTGCAGCCGCAGATCACCCAGCTGCTCGAAATCGccgccctcgccctcttccaCCCGGAGATCTACCTCCACACCGGCGTCCCCCGGCCCAAGGgcgtcctcctccacgGCGTGCCCGGCGGCGGCAAGACGCAGCTCGTCAGGTGCTTGGCGGGG GAGATCAAGCTGCCCTTCATCTCCGTGTCCGCGCCCTCCATAGTCTCCGGCATGTCTGGCGAGTCGGAGAAGACGCTGAGGGATACATTCGACGAAGCCAAG AAAATCGCGCCGTgtatcctcttcctcgacGAAGTCGACGCCATCACACCCAAACGTGAAAACGCGCAGCGAGAAATGGAACGCCGTATCGTCGCGCAGCTCTTGACGTGTATGGACGACCTCGCTGCGAGCGAAGAGcctgtcatcatcatcggcgCGACGAACCGGCCTGATTCTTTGGATCCTGCGCTGCGACGGGCGGGCAGGTTTGACCATGAGATTGAGATGGGCGTGCCGTCACAAGAAGGTCGAGAACA GATTCTCAAAGTACTCTGCTCCAAGCTGCGTCTCTCGGGCGACGTCGATTTCCGGCAACTCGCCAAGGCTACTCCAGGCTACATCGGCGCAGACCTGACCGCGCTCACCACCGAAGCAGGTGTCATTGCCGTCAAGCGCATCTTTGACAGTGGTACGGGCAATAGCACCGATCCTGCTGCTAGCAGCGAACAAGGGACCATCTCCGAGCCCGATGGCGCAGCTATGGAAGCAATGGCAATTGACGACCGCGATACACCGTTTGCCAACCTGCCCGAGGACGTCAAGAAGACGCCCATCGCCAAATTCCTCATATCCCACCCAACCGCCCTGACCTCTGACCaactctccaccatctccctcaCCCCTGCCGACTTCCTTGCCGCATTAAAGATCGTCCAGCCTTCCGCCAAGCGTGAAGGTTTCGCCACCATTCCCGACGTCACCTGGTCTGATATCGGTGCGCTCAGCCAGACCCGAGATGAACTGCACATGGCCATTGTGCAGCCTATACGGCATCCCGAACTGTTTAGCGTGGTGGGTATCGACGCGCCAAGTGGTGTTTTGCTTTGGGGACCGCCAGGTTGTGGTAAGACACTTTTAGCAAAGGCTGTCGCGAATGAGAGTCGAGCAAACTTTATCTCCGTCAAGGGCCCAGAGTTGCTCAACAAG TATGTTGGCGAGAGTGAAAGGGCTGTGAGACAAGTATTTGCTCGGGCACgatcatcttccccctgtgtcatcttctttgacgAACTGGACGCTCTCGTACCCCGTCGAGACGATTCTATG TCTGAATCCTCTGCAAGAGTAGTCAACACCCTCCTTACCGAACTCGACGGTCTCGACGCTCGTAAAGCCGTCTATGTCATCGGCGCCACTAACCGTCCCGACATGATCGACCCCGCCATGGTCCGACCCGGTCGTCTCGACAAGCTCCTCTACGTCGACTTGCCTTCACCTTCTGAGCGTTTCGAAATCCTCAAAACACATACCAAGAAAACCCCGATCAGCGACGATTCATGGCAAGCGATCAAGGAAATCGTCGCTTCCGACAAGTGCGATGGCTTTTCCGGTGCAGACATTGCTGCGCTCGTTAGAGAAGCTGCCACGCTCGCGCTTCGAGCCGCTTTGGAGAGTATAGGCGCATTCGAAGCACCGGCAGAGGCCGAGCCGGAAGGGGTCGAGCGGAAAACGGATTCGGTCAGGGTCACCGCTGAACATTTTGCGCGTGCGGCACAAAAGACATTGCCAAGTGTGTCCAGGGAGCAGAGATTAAAGTatgagaggatgagggatAAGTATGCGGGTGTGCCTACCAGGGGGAGAAGGCAGCGAGAAGCTGAGGCTGAGgctgcttctgctgctgctgccaccGCCGCCAAGTCAATAAGTGCCGGTGGTGTCGGAACAGAGGCCAgggtggaaggagaagggatggatgttgatgagatGGGCGGGGCGAGAGGGGGtgtgaaggaaaaggcatTTGTCGCTTAG
- a CDS encoding chromatin assembly factor 1 subunit B → MRPKVLEIAWHETQAVYSCDFQPLPLPQLKRLLAASTTSESEEDKDRIEKGSSSAATAAGGRQYRLATAGGDSKVRIWMVYPNIPSIPPSTYAALTGHEYTPHPPRVEYLATLSKHTAPVNVVRFSPSGQILASAGDDGNVILWVPSDRPTAVFGETSDDLPDKEHWRLQKMLQVTTKHVYDLSWSPDGEYLIAGSTDNTATIWKAATGECVFALREHMHNVQGVSWDPLNEYIATQSSDRAVHVNTFTTRNGIPDVHPVSRSTRMEIRHSRTPSISSASRPSMVRRGSTTSEAGSVITTASDFPEAALPPHAPALAGVSASATPATPSASVPSTPQAAPAPMNPPATSNRPCSRRSSFSGSQTAASPALSAAAFSHLARSARSPSPIPPLPAIRAPPALTINQRLYGEEGATRFFRRLTFSPDGSLLLTPAGQIEDQVFKGSPLLTAKNVSQDTSDPSSSSVPRPKNVETGKPTAYIYSRANLSRSPIAHLPGHKTSSVAIRFSPVFYDLRHNGQLSAEPKHVNFDKNDIQPVHVSLHMPPPPPSGSREKEKEKEGDKVLGSVFALPYRLLYAVACQDSVLLYDTQQAGPIAIFKGLHYAGFTDVAWSPDGQCLFLSSADGYCSIVIFDLGELGTVHPTQQHHRQLQAIAQSHNNGISTPLPPSLIHRDSIHSSHSQSGASATGHSPAVSHVARQSPAPGVARSDREGSTASSVVGASGSVSASLLSVPNAGGGAKAPPSSASSVTVTDQVLPTPTPSDTEGPSAAGVDLGIAMSQEGDAKKREGAGETTQAEAPKKKRRVALTHLGSEQ, encoded by the exons ATGAGACCCAAGGTTCTTGAAATTGC CTGGCACGAAACACAGGCGGTCTACTCGTGCGATTTCCAGCCACTCCCGCTCCCCCAGTTGAAACGTCTCTTGGCTGCGTCCACAACCAGCGAGAGcgaagaggacaaggacaGGATCGAGAAGGGCAGCTCTTCGGCAGCTACTGCAGCTGGCGGAAGGCAGTACAGACTAGCAACTGCTGGTGGTGATTCCAAAGTGCGG ATATGGATGGTTTACCCCAAcattccttccatcccgCCGTCCACGTACGCCGCCCTCACAGGGCACGAGTATACACCACACCCACCACGGGTGGAATACCTTGCGACACTGTCGAAACACACTGCTCCGGTTAATGTCGTCAGGTTCAGTCCCAGCGGACAGATACTTGCTTCGGCtggtgatg ACGGGAATGTTATCCTCTGGGTGCCCAGCGATAGACCGACCGCGGTTTTTGGAGAGACTTCAGACGATCTGCCCGACAAGGAGCATTGGAGATTACAAAAGATGCTTCA GGTGACCACAAAGCATGTATACGACTTGTCATGGTCTCCAGATGGAGAGTATCTCATCGCCGGGTCGACCGATAACACCGCGACAATATGGAAGGCTGCCACCG GCGAATGTGTGTTTGCACTTCGAGAACATATGCACAATGTGCAAGGTGTCTCCTGGGACCCTCTGAACGAATACATTGCTACTCAAAGCAGTGACCGTGCGGTACATGTCAACACGTTTACCACTCGTAACGGCATTCCCGATGTCCACCCTGTCTCTCGTTCAACACGGATGGAGATCCGTCACTCCCGAaccccttccatctcctcggCGTCTAGACCCAGTATGGTTCGTAGAGGATCCACTACTTCTGAAGCTGGTTCAGTGATTACCACCGCCTCTGATTTCCCCGAGGCTGCTTTGCCTCCTCATGCTCCAGCTTTAGCCGGTGTGAGCGCCAGCGCTACCCCAGCTACACCCTCAGCGTCTGTACCGTCCACCCCTCAGGCTGCTCCTGCACCCATGAACCCTCCAGCCACTTCCAACCGCCCTTGTTCTAGacgttcttctttttcggGATCACAAACTGCTGCTTCCCCAGCTCTCAGCGCTGCAGCTTTCAGTCATCTCGCACGCAGTGCTCGATCACCTTCACCTATCCCTCCTTTACCCGCCATCCGCGCACCTCCAGCCTTGACAATCAATCAGCGTCTCTATGGTGAAGAGGGTGCGACAAGGTTCTTTAGACGATTGACATTCTCTCCTGATGGTTCTCTGCTGCTCACGCCTGCGGGACAAATTGAGGATCAAGTGTTCAAGGGATCTCCTTTGCTTACCGCTAAGAATGTCTCCCAGGATACATCCgacccatcatcatcttctgtcCCTCGACCGAAAAACGTTGAGACGGGCAAGCCGACAGCATACATCTACTCTCGAGCCAACCTTTCTCGATCACCGATTGCCCATTTGCCGGGCCACAAAACTTCTAGTGTTGCTATTCGCTTCTCCCCCGTGTTTTATGACCTCCGCCACAACGGACAATTATCTGCCGAACCAAAGCATGTCAATTTTGACAAGAATGATATTCAGCCAGTGCACGTCAGCTTGCACATGCCCCCACCCCCTCCTTCAGGTTcaagggaaaaagaaaaggaaaaggaaggagataaGGTGTTGGGAAGTGTGTTTGCTTTACCGTACAGGCTTTTGTACGCCGTGGCATGCCAGGACTCGGTTCTACTCTACGATACCCAACAGGCAGGGCCTATAGCCATCTTCAAGGGATTACACTACGCTGGGTTCACCGATGTCGCTTG GTCACCGGACGGACAAtgtctcttcctttcatcTGCAGACGGCTACTgctccatcgtcatctttgaCCTCGGCGAGCTCGGAACTGTTCACCCTACCCAACAACACCACCGCCAACTGCAGGCAATCGCCCAGTCCCACAACAATGGGATTTCCACCCCCCTCCCACCATCACTTATTCATCGTGACTCTATCCATTCGTCACATTCCCAATCGGGTGCTTCCGCCACAGGTCACAGTCCTGCAGTCAGCCATGTGGCCAGACAAAGCCCAGCACCTGGGGTGGCAAGGAGTGATAGAGAAGGTTCAACAGCCAGTAGCGTGGTTGGTGCTAGCGGGTCAGTTTCTGCGTCTTTACTGTCAGTTCCCAATGCTGGGGGTGGTGCCAAAGCACCTCCAAGCTCGGCGAGCTCTGTGACAGTGACCGACCAGGTACTGCCGACCCCGACACCTAGTGATACCGAGGGACCAAGTGCTGCTGGAGTTGATTTGGGTATTGCCATGAGTCAGGAAGGGGATGCCAAGAAGCGTGAAGGAGCAGGCGAAACGACACAGGCCGAAgcgccaaagaagaagaggagggtCGCGTTGACGCATTTGGGATCGGAGCAATAA